The Siniperca chuatsi isolate FFG_IHB_CAS linkage group LG2, ASM2008510v1, whole genome shotgun sequence genome window below encodes:
- the LOC122862301 gene encoding zinc finger protein 182-like isoform X3 — protein sequence MDVHRLLSDNHSRQIDLPPPTQEVCAKEQQIRKECILSEANEEPVILPFKKEPAEPWTRSVETPVCPAYSSITDTLTQIVTVGEHEENEMPDNLTQAVTVGEHGEYEAPESLTQVITVGEHIEYEIPSHDDQPLPSFGVSPVYTKKKNMFFCNICCQPFLKKVELKLHLATHATKSLPKSANIAFTCFVCGRTTDTRSQMICHMRAHTGEKPFACPICGNRYKLKGHMKEHMRTHTGERPYTCYICGKSFNRSSTMSKHARIKHRENMPFKCMQCSQRFPLLVVFKQHMKMVHDVTFSV from the exons ATGGACGTGCACAGACTTTTAAGTGATAATC ATTCAAGGCAGATCGATTTGCCCCCACCGACACAGGAGGTTTGTGCTAAGGAGCAGCAGATACGGAAGGAATGTATTCTCAGTGAGGCCAACGAGGAGCCCGTCATCCTGCCCTTTAAAAAGGAACCGGCCGAACCCTGGACCAGGTCTGTGGAGACACCTGTATGTCCGGCATACAGCAGCATTACAGACACACTAACTCAGATTGTCACAGTTGGAGAGCATGAAGAAAATGAGATGCCAGACAACCTAACTCAAGCTGTGACAGTTGGAGAGCACGGCGAATACGAAGCGCCAGAAAGCCTAACTCAAGTCATAACAGTCGGAGAGCACATAGAATACGAGATACCATCACATGATGACCAACCATTGCCATCCTTTGGAGTATCTCCAGTATatacaaagaagaaaaacatgtttttttgtaatatttgcTGTCAACCTTTTCTGAAAAAAGTCGAGTTAAAATTGCACCTTGCAACTCATGCAACAAAAAGTTTACCAAAGTCCGCCAACATAGCGTTCACCTGCTTTGTCTGTGGTAGAACAACAGACACCAGGAGTCAAATGATCTGCCACATGAGAGCACACACCGGCGAGAAACCATTTGCCTGTCCCATTTGTGGTAACAGATACAAACTGAAAGGTCACATGAAAGAACATATGAGGACTCACACTGGGGAAAGGCCTTACACCTGCTACATCTGTGGGAAAAGCTTCAACAGATCTTCGACCATGAGTAAACACGCCAGGATCAaacacagggagaacatgcCGTTCAAGTGCATGCAGTGCAGCCAGCGCTTTCCTCTGCTTGTTGTGTTCAAACAGCACATGAAGATGGTCCACGATGTCACCTTCTCTGTATGA
- the synpra gene encoding synaptoporin → MDTADQLASVGTFQVLKLPLGFIRVLEWLFAIFAFATCGGYSGQLRVSVDCMEKASSNLSIGIDFAYPFRLHQVSFEAPVCEGIRRERVFLIGDYSSSAEFFVTIAVFAFLYSLMATIVYIFFQNKYRENNRGPLIDFVVTVVFSFLWLVSSSAWAKALSDVKVATDPDEVQLLISACKVQTNKCGSVHGPRWSGLNTSVVFGFLNFVLWAGNIWFVFKETGWHKGTSRFAGGASEKQAGTFNQQPYNQGSFDQSGSYNTQGNLGQLSEYSQVGGPTSYSNQM, encoded by the exons ATGGACACCGCTGATCAG CTTGCATCTGTGGGGACATTTCAAGTGCTAAAATTACCTCTGGGATTTATCCGTGTTTTGGAATGG CTCTTTGccatttttgcatttgcaaCATGTGGGGGCTACTCTGGGCAGCTGCGGGTTAGTGTTGACTGCATGGAGAAGGCCAGCAGCAACCTCAGCATTGGCATCGACTTTGCTTATCCTTTCAG ATTGCACCAGGTGTCCTTTGAAGCGCCCGTGTGTGAGGGCATAAGGAGGGAGCGCGTGTTCCTCATTGGAGACTATTCATCCTCTGCAGAGTTCTTCGTCACCATTGCGGTCTTTGCCTTCCTGTATTCCCTCATGGCCACCATTGTCTACATCTTCTTTCAGAACAAGTACCGTGAAAACAACCGAGGACCACTTATT GACTTTGTAGTGACAGTGGTGTTCTCCTTCCTGTGGCTGGTCAGTTCCTCTGCTTGGGCCAAGGCTCTGTCTGATGTGAAAGTGGCCACTGATCCAGATGAGGTGcagctcctcatctctgcctgCAAAGTCCAGACCAACAAGTGTGGCTCTGTGCATGGACCACGCTGGTCCGGACTCAACACCTCAGTG gTTTTTGGGTTTCTCAATTTTGTTCTATGGGCTGGGAACATCTGGTTTGTCTTTAAGGAGACCGGTTGGCACAAGGGTACATCAAGGTTCGCAGGCGGGGCATCTGAGAAACAGGCCGGCACCTTTAACCAGCAGCCCTACAACCAGGGAAGCTTTGACCAGTCAGGGAGCTACAACACCCAGGGAAACCTTGGCCAGCTGTCTGAGTACAGCCAGGTGGGAGGGCCCACCTCCTACTCCAATCAAATGTAG